The Ooceraea biroi isolate clonal line C1 chromosome 11, Obir_v5.4, whole genome shotgun sequence genome includes a region encoding these proteins:
- the LOC105274506 gene encoding proline dehydrogenase 1, mitochondrial, with amino-acid sequence MAFLRNVPRRCCIGKKLTKCGASPLPTVGLLENATATATRAPSLRLVTQVHGDTRGYATSAAASATDVKRQQSSVQPRQIDPLDLKFNDPIAAFKSKTTTELVRAYIVYQMCSIEYIVENNMKFMKWAKAMLGETLFSKLMKATFYGHFVAGEDEVQITPVLDRLRQFGVKPILDYSVEEDISQEEAERRELQASVSEAGDEKREGPLKKYHVEKSFADRRYKVSSARTYFYLNEASCERNMDIFIRCLEAVASASMGMGITAVKLTALGRPQLLLQLSEVIMRARQYMTDVVGGEGAVLAHHVKPDDIRKKFEEAQIKDEASVQKFLQKIQSDKEGVIHLFPWSGILDENYELSETFQVPDIKTGKMVQLMSQLTSKEEEMFRNMIRRLNNIVSVADSLDVRIMIDAEQTYFQPAISRLTLEMMRKYNTKKAVVFNTYQTYLQDAYNEVKTDLEQAERQNFYFGAKIVRGAYIEQERARAAAMGYPDPTNPTYEATTDSYHKTLMECLRRMKQYKDKGEDPKKIGIMVASHNEDTVRFAIEKMKEIGISPEDKVICFGQLLGMCDYITFPLGQSGYSAYKYIPYGPVKEVLPYLSRRAQENRGILTKIKKEKSLLLSEITRRIVRGKIFYKPKGNYTPV; translated from the exons ATGGCGTTTTTGAGAAACGTGCCACGGCGATGCTGCATCGGCAAGAAGCTAACCAAGTGCGGCGCGTCGCCACTGCCAACGGTTGGCCTCCTGGAgaacgcgacggcgacggcgacgagggCACCGTCACTGCGGCTGGTTACACAGGTGCACGGTGACACGCGCGGCTACGCTACCTCCGCCGCCGCCTCCGCCACTGACGTCAAGCGACAGCAATCGTCGGTGCAACCACGGCAGATCGACCCGCTCGATTTGAAGTTTAACGACCCGATCGCGGCGTTCAAGAGCAAAACCACCACGGAACTGGTGCGCGCCTACATAGTTTACCAGATGTGCTCGATCGAGTACATCGTGGAGAACAATATGAAG TTTATGAAATGGGCCAAGGCGATGCTGGGCGAAACGTTGTTCTCTAAACTTATGAAGGCGACGTTCTACGGTCATTTTGTCGCTGGCGAGGACGAAGTACAAATCACTCCTGTTCTGGATAGACTGCGACAATTTGGCGTCAAACCGATTCTGGATTATTCCGTCGAAGAGGATATTTCACAGGAGGAAGCTGAGAGACGTGAACTCCA agcTTCGGTATCTGAAGCGGGTGATGAGAAGAGAGAGGGTCCATTAAAAAAGTATCACGTGGAGAAGTCGTTCGCCGATCGGCGATACAAGGTGTCGTCGGCTAGGACATATTTTTACCTAAACGAAGCGTCCTGCGAGCGAAACATGGACATTTTTATCAGGTGTCTGGAGGCTGTGGCGA GTGCTTCGATGGGAATGGGCATCACAGCCGTGAAATTAACGGCGCTTGGTCGGCCGCAGCTTCTg TTGCAATTGTCAGAGGTAATTATGCGCGCACGGCAATACATGACGGACGTTGTTGGTGGCGAAGGTGCCGTTCTGGCTCATCACGTAAAGCCCGATGACATCAGGAAAAAGTTCGAGGAGGCACAGATAAAGGATGAGGCATCGGTGCAAAAGTTCCTTCAAAAAATTCAGTCTGACAAAGAAGG TGTGATTCACTTGTTCCCGTGGAGCGGTATTTTAGACGAAAATTATGAGCTAAGCGAAACCTTCCAAGTACCTGATATCAAAACCGGCAAAATGGTCCAGTTAATGTCGCAACTTACGTCCAAGGAGGAGGAAATGTTCAGGAACATGATCAGACGTCTAAACAATATTGTCTCG GTGGCTGACAGTCTGGACGTTCGTATCATGATAGATGCTGAACAAACGTACTTCCAGCCGGCGATCTCTCGCCTGACGCTGGAGATGATGCGCAAGTACAATACAAAGAAG GCTGTGGTATTCAACACTTACCAGACGTATCTGCAAGACGCGTATAACGAGGTGAAAACAGACCTCGAACAGGCGGAACgccaaaacttttatttcggTGCTAAGATCGTTCGCGGCGCTTACATCGAGCAG GAAAGGGCAAGAGCGGCGGCTATGGGTTATCCGGATCCCACGAACCCCACGTACGAGGCGACCACCGACTCCTATCACAAGACGCTCATGGAGTGCTTGAGGCGGATGAAACAGTACAAGGACAAGGGAGAGGATCCCAAGAAGATAGGAATTATGGTTGCCTCGCACAATGAGGACACTGTGCGCTTTGCGATCGAGAA AATGAAGGAAATCGGAATCTCACCAGAGGATAAGGTCATATGTTTCGGCCAGTTGTTAGGAATGTGCGACTACATAACATTTCCATTAG GTCAATCTGGTTATTCCGCGTACAAGTACATCCCGTACGGGCCTGTTAAGGAGGTGCTGCCGTATTTGTCACGGCGCGCGCAGGAAAATCGTGGCATACTAACGAAGATCAAGAAGGAGAAGAGCCTGCTACTGAGTGAAATCACGAGACGGATAGTGCGCGGCAAGATCTTTTATAAACCCAAGGGCAATTACACTCCGGTTTGA